CTGACCGACAGTTTCGGCAGCGTGCGAACGGTGGCCCAGCACGACGGCTTCAAGATCATCGAGGCGGTCAAGGCATCGGCGTCCCGCCCGGCGCCGGCGGAACTGCCGTTCGTGCGCACGAGGCCCGGGGGTCGCTCGCTTTGAAGCTGGTCAAGCTGATCGCCAACCTGGGGTATGGCAGTCGCAAACAGGTCGCGCTGATGTTCCGCGAGGGCCGCATCACCGACGCCGACGGCGAGGTGCTGTACGCGGACGACAAGGTTCCCCACGCCGCGATCCGCATCGACGACGAGGCGCTCGATCCACCCACCGGCATGGTCCTGATGTTGCACAAGCCGACCGGATACACGTGCTCGACCAGGGATCCGGGCCGGGTGATCTACGACCTGCTCCCCCCCCGTTTCCGCCTGCGCTCGCCGCTACTGTCACCCGTCGGGCGGTTGGATCGCGAGACCAGCGGGTTGCTGCTGATGACCGATGACGGCCAGTTGCTGCACCGGATCACCTCGCCCAAAACGGGGCTGGCGAAGGTTTATGAGGCCACCCTGGCCCAAGACCTGCGCGGCGACGAGGCGGCGGTGTTCGCCAGTGGCACCTTGATGCTGGAGTCGGAAACCACCCCGCTCGCTCCCGCGCTCATGGTCGTCGATGGCCCACGACGCGCCCGGCTGACCCTGACCGAGGGCCGCTACCACCAGGTCCGGCGAATGTTCGCCGCGGTCGGCAACCACGTCGACGCCCTGCATCGCAGCCAGGTTGGCGGTCTCGCTCTGGACGGTCTCCCCGAAGGCGAGTGGCGGCTGTTGGATGGCGTTGATCTCGACCGCCTGTTCCGTGCCGTGGACTGAGTTCGCGCTCCGTGTCGAACGTCCATGCCAGGACCGCTGGAGTGCTGGCGCCGTGCGCGCGCCATCCGCAGCTGACGCTTATTTGTCCAAGCTGCGATCGGAGCGGACCTTTAACCGCATGAAGACCCGGAAAACCAGCCAGTTGATCACCGCCAACGTGACGGCGAACCCCCAGGCACTCATGGCAGCAGCCGCGCCGATCGCGCCGACGATCCAGATGCTGGCCGCCGATGCCGTCCCGGACACCGTGTCGTCGTGTTTGAGGATCGCTCCGCCACCGACAAAGCCGATTCCGGTCATCAGCCCTTGCAGCAGCCGCGCCTTTGCCTCCGGTCCGGCGCCGTCGATGAAGTAGAGCCCGAGCAACATATAGGCGCATGCACCCACCGCGACCAGCGGGAAGGTCCGCACCCCGACCAGGTCGCTGTGCTGTTCCCGGTTCCATGCCACCGGGAAGGCGAGCAACAGCGATGCCACCAGCGCGGCATACGGCTGGAATTGATGCCACCCAAGGTCCATGCGCTGACGCCCGACACGAGAGTTTCCATCCTGGCTCCGGCGCAGTGAGTACAAGGTAGTGACGGCACGTCTCACGTTTCCCAGCGTCGCCGTGCCCTACCGTGGTCGTCGGTGCCCCGGCAGGAATCGTGATGAATATATCGGCTGACTGGTCTGAACTGCTCCGCGTGGTTGTTGTCGGCAGCTGCGCCTATCTGGCGCTGGTGGTCCTGCTGCGCGGATACGGCAAACGCACCCTCAGCAAGATCAACGCCTTCGACTTTGTCGTGACCATCGCCCTGGGGTCGATCCTGGCCACGATCCTGCTGAGCAAATCGGTGTCGCTGCTGGAAGGCGTCACCGCACTGGTCGTGCTCATGTCGTGGCAGTTTGCGTTCAGCTGGCTCGCCGCCCGCTCAAGACGGGTCAGGAAACTGCTCGCCAGCGAGCCGCGCCTGCTTGCCCATGATGGCGAGCTGCTTACTTCGGCGCTGCGGGCCGAGCGGATTGCCGCCGACGAGGTGATGCAGGCGCTTCGCAACCACGGCTTCCAGCAATTGAAGGAGGTCCGGTCGGTGATCCTGGAACCGGACGGAACGCTGAGCGTGATCGGCCGGGACACGCCGGCTGCCTGAGCTTTTCACCAGCGCAAGTTCGCCGTTCGCGTGGATGAAGCGTTGCCGATGACCCACCCGCGATCGCGCAGGGCACGGCGCATTCAGGCCCACGCGTGTGAGGCGCGCAGAAATGGTCGAAAATGCCGCTCATGAGCTCCCCCGAAAACCGCGACAGCGCGAGTCATCCAGCCATCGGGTCCGGGCAGTCCCGCTACGAGGCATCCGTCCGCCTGTCCGTTGCCCCGATGATGGACTGGACCGACTCGCACTGCCGGGTGTTCCATCGCCTGCTCGCGCCCAACGCACGCCTCTACTCGGAGATGGTCCACGCCAATGCGGTGATCCATGGCGACCGCGCGCGCTTGCTGGCGATGGATCCGGTCGAGCACCCGGTCGCGCTGCAACTGGGCGGAAGCGAGCCGGAGTTGCTGGCGCAGGCGGCGCGCATCGGCGCCGCTACCGGCTTCGACGAGATCAACCTCAACTGCGGCTGCCCGTCCGATCGGGTCCAGGCCGGCCGCTTCGGCGCCTGCCTGATGCGCGAGCCGGCGCTGGTCGCCGCCTCGGTCAAGGCGATGATCGGCAGCTGCGACATCCCGGTAACCGTCAAATGCCGCCTCGGCGTCGACGACGACCACGATTACGGCCGCTTCCGCGCCTTCATCGACGAGGTCGCCGAGGCGGGTTGCACGATGTTCGTCGTGCACGCGCGCAACGCCTGGCTCAAGGGCCTGTCGCCCAAGGAGAACCGCGAGGTGCCGCCGCTGCGCTACGACTGGGCATACCGGCTCAAGTCCGAGCGGCCGGAGCTGCAGGTGATCG
This genomic interval from Lysobacter ciconiae contains the following:
- a CDS encoding pseudouridine synthase; its protein translation is MKLVKLIANLGYGSRKQVALMFREGRITDADGEVLYADDKVPHAAIRIDDEALDPPTGMVLMLHKPTGYTCSTRDPGRVIYDLLPPRFRLRSPLLSPVGRLDRETSGLLLMTDDGQLLHRITSPKTGLAKVYEATLAQDLRGDEAAVFASGTLMLESETTPLAPALMVVDGPRRARLTLTEGRYHQVRRMFAAVGNHVDALHRSQVGGLALDGLPEGEWRLLDGVDLDRLFRAVD
- a CDS encoding DUF421 domain-containing protein; protein product: MNISADWSELLRVVVVGSCAYLALVVLLRGYGKRTLSKINAFDFVVTIALGSILATILLSKSVSLLEGVTALVVLMSWQFAFSWLAARSRRVRKLLASEPRLLAHDGELLTSALRAERIAADEVMQALRNHGFQQLKEVRSVILEPDGTLSVIGRDTPAA
- a CDS encoding MgtC/SapB family protein, with protein sequence MDLGWHQFQPYAALVASLLLAFPVAWNREQHSDLVGVRTFPLVAVGACAYMLLGLYFIDGAGPEAKARLLQGLMTGIGFVGGGAILKHDDTVSGTASAASIWIVGAIGAAAAMSAWGFAVTLAVINWLVFRVFMRLKVRSDRSLDK
- the dusA gene encoding tRNA dihydrouridine(20/20a) synthase DusA — its product is MSSPENRDSASHPAIGSGQSRYEASVRLSVAPMMDWTDSHCRVFHRLLAPNARLYSEMVHANAVIHGDRARLLAMDPVEHPVALQLGGSEPELLAQAARIGAATGFDEINLNCGCPSDRVQAGRFGACLMREPALVAASVKAMIGSCDIPVTVKCRLGVDDDHDYGRFRAFIDEVAEAGCTMFVVHARNAWLKGLSPKENREVPPLRYDWAYRLKSERPELQVIVNGGINDADEATTHLDRVDGAMLGRAAYHDPYLLHRLDVAWFGGELRSRAELLRAYRPYVQAQLARGVYLKHIVRHVLGLFAGQHGGRAFRQVLSEGAHKPGADWSLVERALAVTESFAYDAAASIPSSATGYR